In the genome of Arachis duranensis cultivar V14167 unplaced genomic scaffold, aradu.V14167.gnm2.J7QH unplaced_Scaffold_28291, whole genome shotgun sequence, one region contains:
- the LOC127744383 gene encoding ATP synthase subunit 9, mitochondrial, whose amino-acid sequence MTRMEKFEMLEGAKSMGAGAATIASAGAAVGIGNVFSSLIHSVARNPSLAKQLFGYAILGFALTEAIALFALMMAFLILFVF is encoded by the coding sequence ATGACGAGAATGGAGAAATTCGAGATGTTAGAAGGTGCAAAATCAATGGGTGCCGGAGCTGCTACAATTGCTTCAGCGGGAGCTGCTGTAGGTATCGGAAAcgtattcagttcattaattCATTCCGTGGCAAGAAATCCATCATTGGCAAAACAGTTATTCGGATATGCAATCCTGGGCTTTGCTCTAACCGAGGCTATTGCCTTGTTCGCATTAATGATGGCCTTTCtgattctctttgttttctaa